Proteins encoded together in one Oscillospiraceae bacterium window:
- the fumC gene encoding class II fumarate hydratase, translating to MNYRIEHDSMGEIKVPADKLWTAQTQRSHENFEIGVGIETMPREIIHAFGILKKAAAITNNALRPEKMTNEKLEAIKAACDEIIEGKLNDNFPLVVWQTGSGTQSNMNANEVIANRGNQILDKKILHPNDDANMSQSSNDTFPTAMHIAAVISLEDKLIPAVLELIETFKRLEEENKGIVKSGRTHLQDATPITFSQEISGWRSSLEKDIELIKRSVEPLYELALGGTAVGTGLNAPKEFAKKVAEEIGKITNKPFVTAANKFHSLTSKDELVFAHGAIKALAADMMKIANDVRWLASGPRDGLSEIFIPENEPGSSIMPGKVNPTQCEAVTMVAVQVMGNDVAVGFAASQGNFELNVFMPVCAYNFLQSARLLAEAIRSFNKNCAVGIKANKEKMHHNLHNSLMLVTALNPYIGYENAAKTAKKAYKDNISLKEACVELGFLTSEKFDEVFHPEEMV from the coding sequence ATGAACTATCGAATTGAACATGATTCAATGGGGGAAATAAAAGTTCCTGCCGATAAACTATGGACTGCCCAGACACAAAGAAGTCATGAAAATTTTGAAATAGGTGTAGGTATTGAAACAATGCCTCGTGAAATTATACATGCTTTTGGCATATTAAAAAAGGCAGCGGCGATAACCAATAATGCTCTTCGCCCTGAAAAAATGACAAATGAAAAACTTGAAGCAATAAAAGCAGCATGTGATGAAATAATTGAAGGAAAACTTAATGATAATTTTCCTCTTGTTGTATGGCAGACAGGCTCAGGCACTCAATCTAATATGAATGCCAATGAAGTTATTGCAAACAGAGGTAATCAGATTTTAGATAAAAAAATACTTCATCCAAACGATGATGCAAATATGAGTCAGTCTTCTAACGATACATTCCCGACTGCTATGCATATTGCAGCAGTAATTAGTTTAGAAGATAAACTTATTCCGGCAGTCTTGGAATTAATAGAAACATTTAAAAGACTTGAAGAAGAAAATAAAGGAATAGTAAAAAGTGGAAGAACTCATCTTCAGGATGCTACTCCTATTACATTCTCTCAGGAAATAAGCGGATGGCGTTCAAGTCTGGAAAAGGATATTGAACTTATAAAACGTTCTGTTGAGCCTTTATATGAACTTGCTCTTGGTGGTACAGCAGTTGGAACGGGATTAAATGCTCCAAAAGAATTTGCAAAAAAAGTAGCAGAAGAAATTGGTAAAATTACAAATAAGCCTTTTGTAACTGCAGCAAATAAATTCCATTCTCTTACATCAAAGGATGAACTTGTTTTTGCTCATGGTGCAATTAAAGCACTTGCAGCAGATATGATGAAGATTGCAAATGATGTACGTTGGCTTGCGTCAGGTCCAAGAGACGGTCTTTCTGAAATATTCATTCCTGAAAATGAACCAGGCTCTTCTATAATGCCAGGTAAAGTAAATCCTACACAATGTGAAGCGGTAACAATGGTTGCAGTTCAGGTAATGGGTAATGATGTTGCAGTTGGTTTTGCAGCATCTCAGGGTAACTTTGAATTAAATGTGTTTATGCCTGTATGTGCGTATAATTTCTTACAGTCTGCAAGACTTTTGGCTGAAGCAATTCGTTCGTTTAATAAAAACTGTGCAGTTGGTATTAAGGCTAATAAGGAAAAAATGCATCATAATCTTCATAATTCACTTATGCTTGTTACTGCACTTAATCCGTATATTGGATATGAAAATGCTGCTAAAACTGCAAAGAAAGCATATAAAGATAATATTTCACTTAAAGAAGCATGTGTTGAACTTGGATTTCTAACAAGTGAGAAATTTGACGAAGTATTCCATCCCGAAGAAATGGTTTAA
- a CDS encoding L-lactate dehydrogenase — protein MNKITVIGSGNVGATISYTLTVMGLASEIVMIDVNEKKSLGEALDIRQGLPFCSPASVYAGAYSDAKDSDIVIITSGMARKPGQTRLDLAQTNVDIIKSIADKIVPVAPNATYIIVSNPVDILTYVFLKHTGLPENRVIGSGTILDTARLRARVSEFYSVNQKNVHAYVLGEHGDSSFVPWSIANISNVPIIDYKNAVSSKIKFPDFNPQEVEDYVRKSGAKVIERKGATFYAVSISVCHICQCLLSGIDTTLTVSTMLNGEYGISNVCLSLLNVVGNNGAHSKIMLPLNDEEIKALYNSADVLKGLIKNLNI, from the coding sequence AGGGAATGTAGGAGCTACCATATCATATACACTTACGGTTATGGGACTTGCATCTGAAATAGTTATGATAGATGTTAATGAAAAAAAGTCGCTTGGAGAAGCGCTTGATATAAGGCAGGGACTTCCTTTTTGTTCACCTGCAAGTGTTTATGCAGGGGCATATTCTGATGCCAAAGATTCAGATATTGTTATAATAACATCCGGAATGGCAAGAAAACCCGGTCAAACAAGACTTGACCTTGCACAAACAAATGTAGATATTATAAAAAGTATAGCAGATAAAATTGTTCCTGTTGCACCAAATGCAACATACATTATTGTAAGTAATCCTGTTGATATTTTAACTTATGTATTTTTAAAGCATACCGGACTTCCTGAAAACCGTGTTATCGGTTCGGGTACAATTCTTGATACAGCAAGACTGCGTGCAAGAGTTTCAGAATTTTATTCTGTAAATCAAAAAAATGTTCATGCTTATGTTCTTGGTGAACATGGAGATAGTTCTTTTGTCCCATGGTCAATTGCAAATATTTCAAATGTTCCGATTATTGATTATAAAAATGCTGTTTCCAGTAAAATAAAATTTCCTGATTTTAATCCGCAAGAGGTTGAGGATTATGTTCGTAAATCAGGCGCGAAAGTCATTGAAAGAAAAGGCGCAACATTTTATGCAGTTTCAATCTCAGTATGTCATATTTGCCAATGTTTACTTTCCGGAATTGATACAACACTTACCGTATCTACAATGCTTAATGGTGAATATGGAATTTCTAATGTGTGCTTGAGTTTATTAAATGTTGTAGGTAATAATGGTGCACATAGTAAAATAATGCTCCCGCTTAATGACGAGGAAATTAAAGCATTATATAATAGCGCAGACGTTTTAAAAGGTTTAATAAAGAATCTTAACATATAG